GGCGCTGGACGGGCTCGAACGGCGTGTCGCGCCGGCCGGGAAGGCCGTCCCCGGCGACAGCGCGCGTCGCAAGGACGGGAAGATCGTCGTGATCTGCTGGATGCACTTCGCTGATCGGAGGCGCCTGAAGGTCCATCCTCAGGGTCAGGAGGAGCTGCCGGAACGCGGCGTCTTCTCGACCCGCTCGCCGCATAGGCCGAACCCCGTTTCGTTGCACACCGTCACCCTGCTCTCGATGGCAGGGAACGTTCTGCGCGTCCGGGGGATGGACGCGATCGACGGCACCCCGGTGGTCGATATCAAGAGCCACTCCCCGGAACTGGACGGCTGAACCTTTCGCGAACGGAGAGGGGAAGGACTATCCGAACCGGGCCAGCACCGCGTCGAGGCGCTTCCGCCCGGATGCCGTCTCCTCGAACGGATC
This Candidatus Deferrimicrobium sp. DNA region includes the following protein-coding sequences:
- the tsaA gene encoding tRNA (N6-threonylcarbamoyladenosine(37)-N6)-methyltransferase TrmO — encoded protein: MEKFIVRPIGVVRSALKEPADAPKQGALTGQEAEIVVDPAYLPALDGLERRVAPAGKAVPGDSARRKDGKIVVICWMHFADRRRLKVHPQGQEELPERGVFSTRSPHRPNPVSLHTVTLLSMAGNVLRVRGMDAIDGTPVVDIKSHSPELDG